In the genome of Mercurialis annua linkage group LG8, ddMerAnnu1.2, whole genome shotgun sequence, the window ATTCTTGTTGGTTAGTTTAGACCTATTCGATGACTATAAATTTACAGCTCTCGTcattctttttataataatttactcaaTGTAGagctttataatttttattattattaatgaaaattttagctttcgaacagaaaaaaaaaaagaaaaagaaaaaaaagaacctTTTCATAGAAACAATGTCGATTTAAACCTCTAAATAAGTAGGTGTGGGTCCAagataattttcaaaaaaaagtttaagagcTTGActgaaacaactttctaagtggAAGGCCTCACTATTTTGCTGACAGTAAACCAACCTTATATAACTAGAATcctttttttttgccaaaggaAGGATTTCATTAAGAAATTATCGACCGTTAAGTCTCGATTTTAGCCACATAAATTGGACTAACggattacaaaaaaaaaattatctttaagGGCTCGTTTGGCAAGAATATGTGCCACCCAATTACAAGAACGTTTAACAAAACTAAAGGAATGGAATCTAACATTCCTGCAAAAAAACTCACAATCCTCCAAAAGCACCTCACATTACATATCTGCTGCATGATTTTCATTTAAAGCATCAATAATATACTTGGCATCTCCTTCAAAATTAGGCTCAGATAAGTGCAGCCTTTTAGCAAGAGTCACCGCTTCTCGCAGCACATACGCTTCCACAACAGCAGCCGACGAAACGTTATCAAAGCGCCTAGCAAATGAGGCAATGATTTTTCTTCATCAATTTATTCCACTGGCACCGACTATTGCAATCAATTtctatattaatttttgtttgttgatatattgaactttaaatttcaaagtaattattttaatatatattataatttaaaattctgatttgttatttttaaattttttaaagttttttatggattatttattatgtttttgattatttattactTGGTAACTTATATTGAGAAGAAAATTGCAAAGACATCCAGTATTGATTCAATTATTCATGAATTTTATGATATGAAAAAAAGGCTTATAAAATTTCGCgactaatatttaatatttttatgttgaaTTTGACTCATTTatttaaggcttaattgcataaaaaatcaccaactttcgcatgtttttggtatttaacattttttttcttggcataaaaaatcaccaactttcattttttggcatatttgtccacgggatgtgaaaacggcgtcgttttaaatgtaaaacggcgccgttttacgCTTAATTTTCAAAGGAAATGATTATGTGgacgaatatgccaaaaaaatgaaagttgatgatttttaaagccaaacaaaagattatgttaaataccaaaaacacgataaaagttggtgatttttcgTGCAATTAAACCTTTATTTTATTACTgaagttaaatttatttattttttaaaatagtttatgaatagtaattataatttttttgcccCTCCGTAAAATAATTATGCCTTCGTCCCTGTTTGACATGTCATATGAATGTAACTCACGTACATAATGTGTAGCAACAACTCGTCATTCGACCGTGTTTCTCGAAAGATCATTATTGGACTTTTTTATCTACATTTTATTTCCTCTTTAGTTAGAACTAACAGAGTTTTTTTCAAGAATGctgttttttgttaaaaaaatgagCTGTACTAATCAACATGTAAAAGATATTGTCCACATTCGAGTCTATCTCTCTTTGGTGGCCTAAAAGGACGATTTTCGAGCCTTCTGTTCTCAAAAATCGCAAGTGACGGTATCacacaattaatataatttagaaGATCAAGTATCATCCCATAAAGTAATGTCATAAAATTTCACTAACTTTACATGTTCTTTTAgtttaatcacgttttttaaactttcataaaaatacatcaaatttcattttctcaaattcatacacggtgctgatgTAGCATTCATTCATttgtgtaatttgctgaggtataagttatttttaaccaatgaatgagtgacacatCAGCACCGTGTAcatatttggaaaaaaaatgaaagttgttgtatttttatgagaaattttaaaaagaataattaaattaaaaaaacgtgtaagattggtgaatttttatgtcTAACCCAATTTGTAATTGAACAaaaggtcaacgcgccccctaaattTGTGACATAGGGTCATTCAACCCAGTTTTTACTTGTTTGAGCAATCAACtctaaaactcttcatttttgggtcaaataatctcacagttatatttttacaaaaagtaagtttagaataattttatcgcaacaattagaaaattttttaatttctatttcgtatttttcatctccgatttatattttacatatttttaaaatataattatgggatTATCTGatccaaaaataaagagttttgaggTTAGTTGATCAAACAAGTAAAAACTGGGTTAAATGAGcctgtgtcacaagttcagacggtgcgttgaccctttgttcatttgTAATTAGTGACAAATATTTGGTGAGCCAGATTACATATTTTGGCAACATCCACTTATCCTCTTACATAGGCCTCGCTGCGAGCCAAGGGCAGCCGGATACAGAGACCAGACCTGGTGACCCCAATTTAGCGCTCCAAAGACAGGACTGGCAACGTTTTTGGCAACTAAAGATCCCCAACAAAATAAGAGTCTTCATATGGAAAATCTTCCATAAAGGGATCCCAGTAGCTGATGCACTTAACTTCAGGCTGCGAAGTGAGCTCAATTGCCCCCACTGCCAAGGTAATGAATCTATCCACCATCTTTTCTTCAACTGCTACTTTGCTCAAAGAGTTTGGCTTTTGTCTGGCTTCCCTATGAACTCGAACTCAATACCAGACGAATCTTTAGACAAAACTTGGAAAAACATTGCTGATTCTGTTTCAACCTCGTGTGACTCAGATAGAATGTTAGTTGCGTTTGCTTTTACTTTGTGGTCCATATGGAAAGCCAGGAACTCTAAAGTCTTTCAGGCAGTTCCTTGGTCGGAAGAAGAAACAGGCCTTCATGCTAAGCAAGCGCATTGGGAATATGAGGAAGCACAGAGGGTGCTACTTCAAAAAGTGAAGCAAACAGAACGGAAATTCGCTAAGGTTCCAAGAGCCTCCAGTTTTTCCATTAACAGAACAGGTCCTGGTATTACTATTTCTTATGATGGGGGAATCAATGCTAGAGCTAAATCAGGATCGGTGGCTGGTTTGGCTCGAAACGCTCAAGGGGAGGTTTTGGGAACTTTTGCAAAATCATACCGAGGCATATGGGACCCAGGAATTTTAGAATTCTTAGCACTCAGGGAAGCTATTTTCTGGGCAAAGAACAAAGGCTGGCGTTTTGTGGTGTTTGAAGGAGATGCCATTCAGGTCTCTAACTCTGTCAATTCGGGCGAGTGCTCGCTGGCATCTAGTTGGGGAATCTGTCAAGACATATGGCTTAGTACAACCTCCTTTGACTACTGTCAGTTCCGATGGATTAAGCGACAAGAAAACAAGGAGGCTCACAGGCTAGTTCAGTTAGAGAAAGCCAGCTTTCGTCGCACTACTGCTCCTACCATTCAGAATACGTAGACTAGGTCCTAGAAGTTTTCTTAGAACCTGTCTTTGTAGTCTACTCAggggaaaaaaaaaaaaaaaaaaaacttatcctcttacaaaaaaatcaacatttttctctttcataaaacaaaaaaatcaaacacaaatggcagcatcatcatcatcagcTGCCTCTCTAATTCCCTCTACAATCACAGCTAGTAATCTTCAACCCCATTTCAAGACCAAGATCATCTCTTTTACTTCTCATCTTTTCTCAAACACAGGGTTACAAATTGTGTCTAACATCAACACAAAGACCAAGAAACCATCTTTTACTCCAATTTTTGCTTCCCATTTTGATTTCTCTCCTCCTCCTATTGATCATGACCTCCTTGTAAGCTTACCCTTTAATCTTTTATTATATAAAGGAATTgtcttttattaaaaatttgaaatgtggTGGTGTTAATATTTGCAGGAAACAGTGGCTGCTGATGGGGCAAAGGTTTCAGAAGATGGGGTTATTGAAACATTTGATAATGATGATGAAGCTTTACATGCTTTTCACAATGGGGCTGTGGTGGGTtttcatttctcttttaattttttaaactctACTTATTTGAATATTGAACTGACTAGATGTGAGTGTGACTTGAATGTTTTTGCTGCTGGAAGTTATAGTATTGTTGCCCATTGCATAATAGTTGCTGGAATTTGCCATAAAGGgcttttttttatgttaatggAGGGTATATATTGATGTTGATGGGATAAATTACCGTACGAAAATTGTTAATGTTTAGAGAGGTAATGAAATTGTATCATATACTTTGGCCCTTTAGTTATTGATGTCTGGGTTTATTGATTTCTATCTGTGGTTTCTGATGGTTTAGGTTTCGGATCTTTCGCATTTTGGACGGATAAGAGGTATTTTCATTTGGGTTCTTTATCTTTCCATTAAATTTGTCATCTATATTTCTGGAttagtatttaaaaatttcttaaCTGGAGAATATTTCGCACCAACTTTGGAAAGTTTTCATCTTTAACATAATCTTCGAAGCTGCCTCTAGAAGTGAACCAAATATATTACTTTGTCCTGTTAGTTGTAAATGTATACATTTTATCTAGTTAGATTTTTTAGGCTCTATCACAGACTGCAATAATGTGTCTAAATCTTTTTAGAACTCAACAGTTTGTTAACCACTCAAACATGGATGAGTAATctgataaaaaagggaaatgcaAATGAAATAGCATAAATGATGTTTAGAATGATACTATAGGTATTAGGCCAGCTCTGGTAAAATTTGGTGGTGCGATTATATAGTTTCCATAATGCTCTAATAAAATGGGAGTTGTTTCTTGTGAAGTCAGTGGAGATGATCGTATTCAGTTTCTTCACAACCAAAGCACTGCAGATTTTGAATCTCTTCATGAAGGACAGGTGAGATATAGAGGAATGTTCCCTGTTATACTCAATTTCTTATAtacttgttttataattttttcttacTTGATGTAGTCGTATGGGAAAATTGATAGGTTTTGTTCGATTGAAATCCATAGGGATGCGATACTGTTTTCGTCACACCAACAGCTCGGACAATAGATATTGCACATGCATGGATAATGGTAGTCTCTGTAACCATGTTTAATCCCTTGACTTGACTTGACTTTCCATTATTgcaatattactattttttgatgatttatttgagttACTTATACTTGCAGAAAAATTCAGTAATGTTGGTGGTCTCACCAGTGACCTGTGAAAGCATCACTCAGATGTTGAACAAGTATGCATGCCATGTCTCTCTTTATTTACATATCAGTTTTGTTCACAATAATCTCGTTTGATCCTTACCAGAAAGATGATAGAGTAGCAGAGTTCAAATTTATATCTCCTTCATTGTCTCATGTTACTTAGCCTGCTAATATTTCTGCTATCTTGCTTCTGCATTGTGTGTGGTCTAGTCTTCTGTTCCACACAATTTCTTGAAGCTCATTCTTTGGTCCACATGCTAAATTATTGATGCCTATGCATTACATATCTCCTGTAGCGTCAATTAGTCATCCTCCAGCTTTGGAAGTGACTTAAATCTTGACAGTTGATACTTTTAGGCTTTGTAAGTCAAATTATCTTTTGAACTAAAATGCGATTGACCTTGGAATTTTCCCATGTATGTTGATATGGGTGGTTTAGGTAATACTAGTTCAATGGAGATTatacattttgaaaataaatagtttCTGCGACAGAGTAGCTCAATTTTATTATGTATAATGGAACAAATGGAGCACTAAAATGGAATATTCCTGTCGAAGTTCCGACAATTACAAAAGGAGCACTAAAATGGAATATTAAGTTATGGTTCCTGGATAAGGAAATGAA includes:
- the LOC126660502 gene encoding uncharacterized protein LOC126660502; translated protein: MLVAFAFTLWSIWKARNSKVFQAVPWSEEETGLHAKQAHWEYEEAQRVLLQKVKQTERKFAKVPRASSFSINRTGPGITISYDGGINARAKSGSVAGLARNAQGEVLGTFAKSYRGIWDPGILEFLALREAIFWAKNKGWRFVVFEGDAIQVSNSVNSGECSLASSWGICQDIWLSTTSFDYCQFRWIKRQENKEAHRLVQLEKASFRRTTAPTIQNT